A single Bifidobacterium scardovii JCM 12489 = DSM 13734 DNA region contains:
- a CDS encoding ABC transporter substrate-binding protein: protein MMKSMRTMKKAIAVAAALAMGVGALAACGSSTSGTSESKGKVYYLNFKPEVAEQWQTVAQDYTDETGVEVIVETAASGTYEQTLKSEMAKTDAPTLFQVNGPVGLARWKDYAADMSDTEVYKQLEDQGQALKSDDGSKVLAVPFVMESYGIIYNKDLLNRYFDASWSSVKSLDKLNTFAALKTVADEIQAHKGDLGVKGAFTSAGFDSSSDWRFKTQLADVPLYYEFKDKGLTSQPATIDGTYLDNFKNIFDLYITGSTTDPAQLSSKTGDDANSEFALGEAVFYQNGTWAWTDLNSAGVEADNVGMLPIYIGAPGEENQGLTTGSENYWCINSKASKDDQQATADFLKWMITSDAGKNALATDMGFSTSFKTFDDVSTDNPLIDESKKDVEEGRESVTWVYTMMPSEQWKNDLGSALLEYAQGTGGWDAVRTAFVDGWAKEYAAAQ, encoded by the coding sequence ATGATGAAGTCAATGAGGACGATGAAGAAGGCGATCGCCGTCGCCGCGGCGCTGGCGATGGGCGTCGGCGCGCTGGCCGCGTGCGGATCGAGCACGAGCGGCACGAGCGAGTCGAAAGGCAAGGTGTACTACCTGAACTTCAAGCCCGAGGTCGCCGAACAGTGGCAGACCGTGGCGCAGGACTACACCGACGAGACCGGAGTCGAGGTCATCGTGGAGACCGCCGCGTCCGGCACCTACGAGCAGACGCTCAAGTCCGAGATGGCGAAGACCGACGCGCCGACCCTGTTCCAGGTCAACGGCCCGGTCGGGCTGGCCCGCTGGAAGGACTACGCGGCCGACATGAGCGACACCGAAGTGTACAAGCAGCTCGAGGACCAAGGGCAGGCGCTGAAAAGCGACGACGGCTCCAAAGTGCTGGCGGTGCCGTTCGTCATGGAGTCGTACGGCATCATCTACAACAAGGATCTGCTGAACCGGTATTTCGACGCCTCGTGGTCGTCGGTCAAGTCGCTGGACAAGCTGAACACCTTCGCCGCGCTGAAGACCGTGGCCGACGAGATCCAGGCGCACAAGGGCGATCTGGGCGTCAAGGGCGCGTTCACCTCGGCGGGCTTCGACTCCAGCTCCGACTGGCGCTTCAAGACCCAGCTGGCCGACGTGCCGCTGTACTACGAGTTCAAGGACAAGGGCCTCACCTCGCAGCCGGCGACCATCGACGGCACCTACCTCGACAACTTCAAGAACATCTTCGACCTGTATATCACCGGCTCCACCACCGATCCGGCGCAGCTGAGCTCCAAGACCGGCGACGACGCGAACTCCGAGTTCGCGCTGGGCGAGGCGGTGTTCTACCAGAACGGCACCTGGGCGTGGACCGACCTGAACAGCGCGGGCGTCGAGGCCGACAACGTCGGCATGCTGCCGATCTACATCGGCGCTCCCGGCGAGGAGAACCAGGGCCTCACCACCGGTTCCGAGAACTACTGGTGCATCAACTCCAAGGCGTCCAAGGACGACCAGCAGGCCACGGCCGACTTCCTCAAGTGGATGATCACTTCCGACGCCGGCAAGAACGCGCTCGCCACCGACATGGGCTTCAGCACCTCGTTCAAGACCTTCGACGACGTCTCGACCGACAACCCGCTGATCGACGAGTCGAAGAAGGACGTGGAGGAGGGCCGCGAATCCGTGACCTGGGTGTACACGATGATGCCGTCCGAGCAGTGGAAGAACGATCTGGGATCCGCGCTGCTCGAGTACGCGCAGGGCACCGGCGGCTGGGACGCCGTCAGGACCGCGTTCGTCGACGGCTGGGCCAAGGAGTACGCCGCGGCGCAGTGA